From the genome of Geothrix sp. 21YS21S-4, one region includes:
- a CDS encoding glycine--tRNA ligase subunit alpha translates to MHIQELILRLQRFWADRGCLVGQPYDLEKGAGTMNPLTFFGALGSKPWNVAYVEPSRRPADGRYGENPFRVYKHLQFQVILKPSPAKVQDLYIESLEALGIDLTKHDLRFEEDNWESPSLGAWGVGWQVVLDGMEISQFTYFQQVGGLDCRPVSAELTYGIERICMFLGGYDNIFDLVHGEVKTDDGVFPVTYGQMRQREEFELSAYSFEHADLDLHRTLFDAHEKEGWRLLKDHGHFLSAYEQALKMSHTFNVLDARGAVSTTERPGIIKRVRDLACGCAKAYLEFETADGADAADAKAGKGGAK, encoded by the coding sequence ATGCATATCCAGGAACTCATCCTCCGCCTTCAGCGGTTTTGGGCCGACCGGGGTTGTCTCGTCGGCCAGCCCTACGATCTGGAAAAGGGCGCGGGCACGATGAATCCCCTCACGTTCTTCGGGGCGCTGGGGAGCAAGCCCTGGAACGTGGCCTACGTGGAGCCCTCGCGGCGCCCGGCGGACGGCCGCTACGGCGAGAACCCCTTCCGGGTCTACAAGCACCTCCAGTTCCAGGTGATCCTCAAGCCCAGCCCCGCCAAGGTGCAGGACCTCTACATCGAGAGCCTGGAGGCCCTCGGGATCGACCTCACCAAGCACGACCTCCGCTTCGAGGAGGACAACTGGGAATCGCCGTCGCTGGGCGCCTGGGGCGTGGGGTGGCAGGTGGTGCTGGACGGGATGGAGATCAGCCAGTTCACCTACTTCCAGCAGGTGGGCGGCCTGGACTGCCGGCCCGTGAGCGCCGAGCTGACCTACGGCATCGAGCGCATCTGCATGTTCCTGGGCGGCTACGACAACATCTTCGACTTGGTGCACGGCGAGGTGAAGACCGACGACGGCGTGTTCCCCGTCACCTACGGCCAGATGCGCCAGCGCGAGGAGTTCGAGCTGTCCGCCTACAGCTTCGAGCACGCGGACCTGGACCTGCACCGCACCCTGTTCGACGCCCACGAAAAGGAGGGCTGGCGCCTGCTCAAGGACCACGGCCACTTCCTCAGCGCCTACGAGCAGGCCCTCAAGATGAGCCACACCTTCAACGTCCTCGATGCCCGTGGCGCCGTGAGCACTACCGAGCGGCCCGGCATCATCAAGCGCGTGCGCGACCTGGCCTGCGGGTGTGCCAAGGCGTATCTGGAATTTGAAACCGCAGATGGCGCCGATGCCGCAGATGCGAAAGCCGGGAAGGGAGGTGCGAAGTGA
- the glyS gene encoding glycine--tRNA ligase subunit beta, with the protein MSGTKTFLLELHCEEIPARFLNPLSEELASKLNQFVDETLRHPIQRRGEIGSDWPADQFEPFPEGVDPTALFSYCYSPRKLAWLIEFLPIQQPDQTEIQIGPPQRMCVEEGGRATIQGLKFAEKWGVDFSAVRFEQPAGKKEPCAVVTVTKPGRPTVDLLAEMLPKLIAGLHVPKAMRWGRSEFEFVRPIRNILCLFGEQVVPITVDGVTATNSTWGHRLYHRDHPEAVTVAAPEAYEAALEAAGVVVSVEVRRDRIAAQLDSLAAEVGGRVVADAELLDTLAEIVEFPKIVRGEFPANFLELPKEVLVTSLREHQKSFCIEGPDGALLPFFLTAANRVDDPAGFVKAGNEWVLKARLYDARFFFAEDRKHPLADRLERLKALTFQRELGSYFEKTERVAVLARALAGKLSTDAAHIERAAEAARLAKCDLRTLMVGEFPELQGVMGGEYLKHEGVHEEVWQAVTEHYRPIGADDAIPGTPLGGLLSLCDKLDTVTGCFAVGLIPSGSKDPLALRRAGQGIVRILWERGWPLSPIDLIAAGLKAVGAKATQPEAETREALLAFFKDRVAYQLEVAGYAGSVRRSALAAGWEDLGDLKARCEALSAFAEDARFASLAQSAKRIGNILKDETPAADFDRTLLQQAEERVLADELAKLEGTADRKELLAALANLAQPLEAFFSAVMVKCDDPALRAARLSLLHRFRLAFLRVADFSLWQ; encoded by the coding sequence GTGAGCGGCACGAAGACCTTCCTGCTGGAACTGCATTGCGAGGAGATTCCGGCGCGGTTTCTGAACCCTCTGAGTGAAGAACTTGCTAGCAAGTTGAATCAGTTCGTTGACGAGACATTGAGGCATCCAATTCAGCGTCGCGGTGAAATTGGTTCGGATTGGCCAGCTGACCAATTTGAACCATTTCCTGAGGGCGTAGACCCCACTGCTCTTTTTAGCTATTGCTATTCGCCACGAAAACTTGCTTGGCTGATTGAATTCCTCCCCATTCAGCAGCCCGATCAGACAGAGATTCAGATTGGTCCGCCCCAGCGGATGTGCGTGGAGGAGGGTGGCAGAGCGACCATCCAGGGACTGAAGTTCGCGGAGAAATGGGGCGTGGATTTCTCGGCGGTGCGGTTCGAGCAACCGGCCGGGAAGAAAGAACCCTGTGCGGTGGTGACAGTCACGAAGCCGGGCCGGCCCACGGTGGACCTGCTGGCGGAGATGCTGCCCAAGCTGATCGCGGGTCTGCACGTGCCCAAGGCCATGCGCTGGGGCCGTTCCGAGTTCGAGTTCGTGCGGCCCATCCGCAACATCCTCTGCCTATTCGGGGAGCAGGTCGTACCCATCACGGTGGACGGTGTGACGGCCACCAACAGTACCTGGGGCCATCGCCTCTACCACCGCGATCATCCCGAAGCAGTGACGGTTGCGGCGCCCGAAGCCTATGAGGCCGCGCTGGAAGCGGCGGGCGTGGTGGTGAGCGTGGAGGTCCGCCGCGATCGCATCGCCGCGCAGCTGGACTCGCTGGCGGCTGAGGTCGGCGGGCGCGTGGTGGCCGATGCGGAGCTGCTGGACACGCTGGCGGAGATCGTGGAGTTCCCCAAGATCGTGCGGGGCGAGTTCCCCGCCAATTTCCTGGAATTGCCCAAGGAAGTGCTGGTCACCAGCCTCCGCGAGCACCAGAAGAGCTTCTGCATCGAGGGGCCGGATGGCGCCCTGCTGCCCTTCTTCCTCACTGCGGCCAACCGCGTGGACGATCCCGCCGGTTTCGTGAAGGCGGGCAACGAGTGGGTGCTGAAGGCTCGGCTCTACGACGCTCGGTTCTTCTTCGCCGAGGACCGCAAGCACCCGCTGGCTGACCGATTGGAGCGGCTCAAGGCCCTCACTTTCCAGCGGGAACTGGGGAGCTATTTCGAGAAGACCGAGCGGGTGGCTGTCCTGGCGCGGGCGCTCGCCGGAAAGCTGTCCACGGACGCTGCCCACATCGAGCGGGCCGCTGAGGCCGCGCGCCTCGCCAAGTGCGACCTGCGGACCCTGATGGTGGGCGAATTTCCCGAACTCCAGGGCGTCATGGGCGGCGAGTATCTCAAGCACGAGGGCGTCCACGAGGAGGTCTGGCAGGCGGTCACGGAGCACTACCGCCCCATCGGCGCCGACGACGCCATCCCCGGCACGCCTCTGGGCGGCTTGCTGTCCCTCTGCGACAAGCTGGACACGGTAACGGGCTGCTTCGCCGTGGGCCTGATCCCCAGCGGATCGAAGGATCCCCTGGCGCTGCGGCGGGCGGGGCAGGGCATCGTGCGCATCCTGTGGGAGCGGGGCTGGCCGCTGTCCCCGATCGATCTCATCGCCGCCGGTTTGAAGGCCGTGGGCGCCAAGGCCACCCAGCCCGAGGCCGAAACCCGGGAGGCCCTGCTGGCCTTCTTCAAGGACCGTGTCGCCTACCAGCTCGAAGTGGCCGGCTACGCCGGCTCCGTCCGCCGGTCGGCCCTGGCCGCAGGGTGGGAGGACCTGGGGGATCTCAAGGCCCGCTGCGAAGCCCTGTCCGCTTTCGCCGAGGATGCCCGCTTCGCCAGCCTCGCCCAGAGCGCCAAGCGGATCGGGAACATCCTAAAGGACGAGACGCCCGCCGCTGATTTCGACCGGACTCTCCTCCAGCAAGCGGAGGAGCGCGTCCTGGCGGATGAACTCGCCAAATTGGAAGGCACCGCCGATCGGAAGGAACTCCTCGCGGCCCTGGCGAACCTCGCCCAGCCCCTGGAAGCCTTCTTCAGCGCCGTGATGGTGAAGTGCGACGACCCGGCCCTCCGCGCCGCCCGCCTCAGCCTCCTGCACCGCTTCCGTCTGGCCTTCCTGCGCGTGGCGGATTTCAGCCTTTGGCAGTAG
- the guaA gene encoding glutamine-hydrolyzing GMP synthase gives MHHERIAIIDYGSQYTRLITRRLRELGAFGLVYNSGTSAAEIAGADLKGVILSGGPNSVLEPGAPELDMAILDLGVPILGICYGQQILARNLGGQLHRATSREYGKAEITASPETSLLFEGLPHAQQVWMSHGDHVEVAPEGFAVTAKTPGVPVAAMENAARRIYGIQFHPEVTHSAQGTPLLLNFLKSCGMALDWNAGNFIEEKVRAIRQQVGDGTVVLGLSGGVDSSVAALLLHKAIGKRLTCVFVDHGLMRKDEMTQVQAYFAPFELNVRWIDASDEFLGALQDVTDPERKRKIIGGKFIEVFEREAGAVRADFLGQGTTYPDVIESSGIGGAILVKSHHNVGGLPERMKLKLVEPLRELFKDEVRATGLALGLPEEMNQRHPFPGPGLAVRLPGAITRERVAILQNADAIFLQELRESGWYAKTSQAFAVLLPVQTVGIMGDERTYEAICALRAVTSEDFMTADWARLPHDLLEKIAQRIVNEVKGINRVVFDITSKPPATIEYE, from the coding sequence ATGCACCACGAACGCATCGCGATCATCGACTACGGCAGCCAGTACACCCGGCTGATCACGCGGCGCCTGCGGGAGCTGGGCGCCTTCGGGCTGGTCTACAACAGTGGAACCTCGGCGGCGGAGATCGCGGGGGCCGACCTGAAGGGCGTGATCCTGTCGGGCGGTCCCAATTCCGTGCTGGAGCCCGGGGCGCCGGAGCTGGACATGGCCATCCTGGACCTGGGCGTGCCCATCTTGGGCATCTGCTACGGCCAGCAGATCCTGGCCCGGAACCTGGGCGGGCAGCTCCACCGCGCCACCAGCCGGGAGTACGGCAAGGCCGAGATCACCGCCTCGCCGGAGACTTCCCTGCTGTTCGAAGGCCTGCCCCACGCCCAGCAGGTGTGGATGAGCCACGGGGATCACGTGGAAGTGGCGCCCGAGGGCTTCGCCGTGACAGCAAAGACGCCCGGGGTGCCCGTGGCCGCCATGGAGAACGCGGCGCGCCGGATCTACGGCATCCAGTTCCACCCCGAAGTGACCCACAGCGCCCAGGGCACGCCGCTCCTCCTGAACTTCCTCAAGTCCTGCGGGATGGCCCTGGATTGGAACGCCGGCAACTTCATCGAGGAGAAGGTCCGCGCCATCCGACAGCAGGTGGGCGACGGGACCGTCGTCCTGGGGCTCAGCGGCGGCGTGGATTCCAGCGTGGCGGCCCTGCTGCTGCACAAGGCGATCGGCAAGCGCCTGACCTGCGTCTTCGTGGACCACGGGCTGATGCGCAAGGACGAGATGACGCAGGTCCAGGCCTACTTCGCGCCCTTCGAGCTGAACGTCCGGTGGATCGACGCTTCCGACGAGTTCCTGGGCGCTCTGCAGGACGTCACCGATCCCGAGCGGAAGCGGAAGATCATCGGCGGGAAGTTCATCGAGGTCTTCGAGCGCGAGGCCGGCGCGGTGCGCGCGGACTTCCTGGGCCAGGGCACCACCTACCCCGACGTGATCGAATCCAGCGGCATCGGCGGCGCCATCCTGGTGAAGTCCCACCACAACGTGGGCGGGCTTCCCGAGCGCATGAAGCTGAAGCTGGTGGAGCCGCTCCGCGAGCTGTTCAAGGACGAGGTCCGCGCCACGGGCCTCGCCTTGGGCCTGCCCGAGGAGATGAACCAGCGGCACCCCTTCCCCGGTCCGGGCCTAGCGGTGCGCCTCCCGGGCGCCATCACCCGGGAGCGGGTGGCCATCCTCCAGAACGCCGACGCCATCTTCCTCCAGGAGCTGCGGGAGAGTGGCTGGTACGCGAAGACCAGCCAGGCCTTCGCCGTTCTGCTGCCCGTCCAGACCGTGGGCATCATGGGCGACGAGCGCACCTACGAGGCCATCTGCGCCCTCCGTGCCGTCACCAGCGAGGACTTCATGACCGCGGACTGGGCGCGCCTCCCCCACGACCTGCTGGAGAAGATCGCCCAGCGCATCGTGAACGAGGTGAAGGGCATCAACCGCGTCGTCTTCGACATCACCTCCAAGCCCCCGGCGACCATCGAATACGAATAA
- a CDS encoding HD domain-containing phosphohydrolase translates to MTEDIQVVPAETRVLIVDDLPVIRLSLQRILAKAGYRCREAEDVSQALAALEAEPADLVLCDIQMPGASGLDLVKALHPRIPDTSVVMVSSVEDAETAIECLQQGAFGYVLKPFQPREILVQVNGALRRRRLEIAFRDREAELAQKVREQTLQIRDSREEIALRLIAATEHRDNETGMHVRRIGLYAAEMARLLGWDEARVETLQSAAPMHDIGKIGVPDAILQKPGALTDDEWVAMRRHTTMGAAILKGSTVPFIQMGARIAVGHHEKWDGSGYPKGLKGEVIPLEARITTLVDVYDAVRNRRRYKDPWPEDQVVALIREGRGTHFDPALVDLFLSNLGRFRAILEANPDEAPDEDAGP, encoded by the coding sequence ATGACCGAGGACATCCAGGTGGTGCCGGCGGAGACCCGCGTCCTGATCGTGGACGACCTTCCGGTCATCCGCCTGTCCCTCCAGCGGATCCTGGCCAAGGCTGGCTACCGCTGCCGGGAGGCGGAGGACGTTTCCCAGGCCCTGGCCGCCCTGGAGGCCGAGCCCGCCGACCTGGTGCTGTGCGACATCCAGATGCCGGGAGCCTCGGGTTTGGACCTGGTCAAGGCGCTCCACCCCCGGATCCCCGACACCTCCGTGGTGATGGTGAGTTCGGTGGAGGACGCGGAGACGGCCATCGAGTGCCTCCAGCAGGGGGCCTTCGGCTACGTCCTCAAGCCCTTCCAGCCCCGGGAGATCCTCGTCCAGGTGAACGGCGCCCTGCGCCGCCGGAGGCTGGAGATCGCCTTCCGCGACCGGGAGGCGGAGCTGGCGCAGAAGGTCCGGGAGCAGACCCTCCAGATCCGGGATTCCCGGGAGGAGATCGCCCTCCGCCTGATCGCCGCCACGGAGCACCGGGACAACGAGACGGGGATGCACGTCCGGCGGATCGGGCTCTACGCCGCCGAAATGGCGCGGCTGCTGGGCTGGGACGAGGCCCGGGTGGAGACCCTCCAATCCGCGGCGCCCATGCACGACATCGGCAAGATCGGCGTCCCGGACGCCATCCTCCAGAAGCCCGGCGCCCTGACGGACGACGAGTGGGTGGCCATGCGGCGCCACACCACCATGGGCGCCGCCATCCTCAAGGGCTCCACGGTCCCCTTCATCCAGATGGGGGCGCGGATCGCCGTGGGGCACCACGAGAAGTGGGACGGCAGCGGCTATCCCAAGGGCCTGAAGGGCGAGGTCATTCCCCTGGAGGCCCGCATCACCACGCTGGTGGACGTCTACGACGCGGTGCGGAACCGGCGCCGCTACAAGGATCCGTGGCCCGAGGACCAGGTGGTGGCCCTGATCCGGGAAGGCCGGGGAACCCATTTCGATCCGGCGCTGGTGGACTTGTTCCTGTCGAACCTGGGACGGTTCCGCGCCATCCTGGAGGCGAACCCCGACGAGGCGCCGGACGAGGACGCGGGCCCCTGA
- a CDS encoding aldo/keto reductase, whose amino-acid sequence MKLADYRTLGHSGLRVSPLCLGTMTFGMDWGWGADVPASRAILDRYLEAGGNFIDTANIYTKGHSETILGDHFAERGGRDRVVLATKFCGNLHPGDPNGGGAGRKAIQQQLEQSLRRLRTDCIDLYWMHFDDPYTPIDETLRALDDLVRAGKIRYLGVSDTPAWKVAGGQVEAGLRGWSPLVALQIEYSLIERTVEHDLLPMARAHGLGVTPWSPLRGGLLSGKYGRNRRPEGEGRHVPGVSKSLNERNYAILDAAEAVATELGTGMAQVALAWVLARPGVASPILGARTLEQLDANLRALDLDLPPELMARLDAASEPAPIFPHAFLVNAKSVMHGGSAIDGVPAAPWPLAPQTDQERW is encoded by the coding sequence GTGAAACTCGCCGACTACCGCACCCTGGGGCACTCGGGCCTGCGCGTCAGCCCGCTGTGCCTGGGCACCATGACCTTCGGGATGGACTGGGGCTGGGGGGCGGACGTCCCCGCCAGCCGCGCCATCCTGGACCGCTACCTGGAGGCCGGCGGCAACTTCATCGACACCGCCAACATCTACACCAAGGGCCACAGCGAGACCATCCTGGGCGACCACTTCGCGGAGCGCGGCGGGCGGGACCGGGTGGTCCTGGCGACCAAGTTCTGCGGCAACCTGCATCCGGGCGATCCCAATGGCGGCGGGGCCGGGCGGAAGGCCATCCAGCAGCAGCTGGAGCAGAGCCTGCGCCGCCTGCGGACGGACTGCATCGACCTCTACTGGATGCACTTCGACGACCCCTACACCCCGATCGACGAGACGCTCCGCGCCCTGGACGACCTCGTGCGGGCCGGGAAGATCCGCTACCTCGGCGTCTCCGACACGCCCGCGTGGAAGGTGGCTGGAGGCCAGGTGGAAGCCGGGCTCCGGGGCTGGTCGCCCCTCGTGGCGCTCCAGATCGAATACTCGCTCATCGAGCGCACGGTGGAGCACGACCTGCTGCCCATGGCGCGGGCGCACGGTCTGGGCGTCACGCCCTGGTCCCCGCTCCGGGGGGGGCTGCTCAGCGGGAAGTACGGCCGGAACCGCCGGCCCGAGGGCGAGGGTCGTCACGTGCCGGGCGTGTCCAAAAGCCTCAACGAGCGCAACTACGCCATCCTCGATGCCGCCGAGGCCGTGGCGACGGAGCTGGGGACGGGCATGGCCCAGGTGGCCTTGGCCTGGGTCCTGGCGCGGCCGGGCGTGGCCAGCCCCATTCTGGGCGCCCGCACCCTGGAGCAGCTGGACGCCAATCTCCGGGCGCTGGACCTGGACCTGCCGCCCGAGCTGATGGCCCGGCTCGACGCCGCCAGCGAGCCCGCGCCCATCTTCCCCCACGCATTTCTGGTCAATGCCAAGAGCGTGATGCACGGCGGCTCCGCCATCGACGGCGTCCCCGCGGCCCCCTGGCCCTTGGCGCCGCAGACGGACCAGGAGCGGTGGTAA
- a CDS encoding phosphoglycerate mutase family protein, producing MRFFLAVVLLAASGLAAQETTVVVLRHAERQSFLDQDSPLSDAGLRRAAALPPQLAGFKPAALYASDRKRTQQTLAPFAAQSGVAPLVRSADGTEALAAEILRERRGQTVIVCWHHDLVKKLARGLGVKGPLPYWSLDTYDRLWIISVPAQGAPTLVEKLQASAPAAVPAA from the coding sequence ATGCGCTTCTTCCTCGCCGTCGTCCTTCTCGCCGCTTCCGGCCTCGCCGCCCAGGAGACCACCGTCGTGGTGCTCCGCCACGCCGAGCGCCAGTCGTTCCTGGACCAGGATTCCCCCCTGTCCGACGCCGGGCTCCGCCGCGCCGCGGCGCTGCCTCCCCAGTTGGCGGGCTTCAAGCCCGCGGCCCTGTACGCCTCCGATCGGAAGCGCACCCAGCAGACCCTGGCCCCCTTCGCCGCGCAATCGGGCGTGGCGCCCCTGGTACGTTCCGCCGATGGAACCGAGGCGTTGGCGGCGGAGATCCTGCGCGAGCGACGCGGGCAGACCGTGATCGTCTGCTGGCACCACGACCTGGTGAAGAAGCTGGCGCGGGGCCTGGGTGTGAAGGGGCCACTGCCCTACTGGTCGCTGGATACCTACGACCGGCTGTGGATCATCAGCGTCCCGGCCCAGGGCGCCCCGACGCTGGTGGAAAAGCTCCAGGCCTCAGCGCCAGCTGCCGTCCCGGCGGCCTGA
- a CDS encoding FAD-dependent oxidoreductase, producing MKRRDFLAAGALSAVPLACRRKPEFPFQGELIGPDVALGHWIRDGAFPDPERFEPVSVLVVGGGVAGLSAAWRLAGGGLDDFRVLELEREPGGTSRSGRNHVSAFPWAAHYLPVPDKGNHAVLRLLAECGVLEGFDAKGEPRFAEEATVRAPEERIFAYGQWWEGLYLRAGASAEDERQYHAFFREVDRWAAFRDRAGRPAFSIPRSRCSDAPEAVALDALSFAAWLDARGFSSPRLRWLLDYACRDDYGSRLETTSAWAGLFYFAARKQGPGEDSRPLLTWPEGNGFLVNHLRRACGDRLRCGVVATAIRPDGSDLLVTAWDAVNQRRVGWRAQRVIFAGPQHAARHIVAGLAEARPAAARIRNAPWMVANLTLRARPKEAAFPLAWDNVLRDSEALGYVAATHQGLKDYGPTVLTWYRPFAGAECDAERARLRTLDWSACARMVMDDLRPAHPDLEGLVARLDVMRWGHAMVRPQPGLMWDPAFLALARPFGNVHFAHTELSGLALFEEAQDHGLRAAEEVLAASGRRDGSWR from the coding sequence ATGAAGCGCCGCGATTTTCTCGCTGCGGGCGCCCTCTCGGCAGTTCCCCTGGCCTGCCGGCGGAAGCCCGAGTTCCCGTTCCAGGGCGAGTTGATCGGGCCGGACGTGGCGCTGGGCCACTGGATCCGGGACGGGGCCTTTCCGGATCCGGAGCGCTTCGAGCCCGTGTCCGTCCTCGTCGTGGGCGGCGGCGTGGCCGGGCTCAGCGCTGCGTGGCGGCTGGCGGGCGGCGGACTGGACGACTTCCGCGTCCTGGAGCTGGAGCGCGAGCCCGGCGGCACCTCCCGATCCGGCCGCAACCACGTCAGCGCCTTTCCGTGGGCCGCCCACTACCTGCCGGTGCCGGATAAGGGCAACCACGCGGTCCTGCGCCTGCTGGCGGAATGCGGTGTCCTGGAGGGCTTCGACGCCAAGGGCGAGCCCCGGTTCGCGGAGGAGGCCACGGTGCGCGCGCCGGAGGAGCGGATCTTCGCCTACGGCCAGTGGTGGGAGGGCCTCTACCTGCGGGCGGGCGCCAGCGCCGAGGACGAGCGGCAGTACCACGCCTTCTTCCGCGAGGTGGACCGCTGGGCGGCCTTCCGGGACCGCGCCGGCCGGCCCGCCTTCAGCATTCCCCGGTCCCGGTGCTCGGACGCCCCGGAAGCGGTGGCCCTGGACGCGCTCTCCTTCGCCGCCTGGCTGGACGCCCGGGGCTTCTCGTCGCCGCGCCTGCGCTGGCTGCTGGACTACGCCTGCCGGGACGACTACGGGTCGCGGCTGGAGACCACCAGCGCCTGGGCGGGCCTGTTCTACTTCGCGGCGCGGAAGCAGGGCCCGGGCGAGGATTCGCGGCCCCTCCTCACCTGGCCCGAGGGCAACGGCTTCCTCGTGAACCACCTCCGCCGCGCCTGCGGCGACCGGTTGCGTTGCGGCGTGGTGGCCACCGCCATCCGGCCCGACGGCAGCGATCTCCTCGTCACGGCCTGGGACGCGGTGAACCAGCGGCGGGTGGGCTGGCGGGCGCAGCGGGTGATCTTCGCCGGTCCCCAGCACGCCGCGCGGCACATCGTGGCGGGGCTGGCGGAGGCCCGACCCGCCGCGGCCCGCATCCGCAACGCCCCCTGGATGGTGGCCAACCTCACGCTGCGGGCGCGGCCCAAGGAAGCCGCCTTCCCCCTCGCCTGGGACAACGTTCTGCGGGACAGCGAAGCCCTGGGCTACGTGGCGGCCACGCACCAGGGCTTGAAGGACTACGGCCCCACGGTCCTCACCTGGTATCGCCCCTTCGCGGGGGCGGAGTGCGACGCCGAGCGGGCCCGGCTCCGCACCCTGGACTGGTCCGCCTGCGCCCGGATGGTGATGGACGACCTGCGCCCCGCCCACCCCGACCTGGAGGGCCTGGTGGCGCGGCTGGACGTGATGCGGTGGGGTCACGCCATGGTCCGTCCGCAGCCCGGGTTGATGTGGGATCCCGCCTTCCTGGCGCTGGCCCGGCCCTTCGGGAACGTCCACTTCGCCCACACGGAACTCAGCGGCCTGGCCCTGTTCGAGGAGGCCCAGGACCACGGCCTGCGGGCGGCGGAGGAAGTGCTGGCGGCCTCAGGCCGCCGGGACGGCAGCTGGCGCTGA